A window from Streptomyces sp. NBC_00271 encodes these proteins:
- a CDS encoding LacI family DNA-binding transcriptional regulator: MNIGEIARRAGVSRSTVSYALSGKRPVAAGTRRRIQDVIDELGYRPNAAARALKEGRTRTIGLVIPPAGNRLTHMQLDFVASVVDAAARVDLDVLLSPSGGDHDRSFERLVSESRVDGVILMEIRLDDPRVGRLQDAGLPFVGIGHTAGDQQMSWIDVDYAGLIQHSVRHLADLGHRRVALVTRSPDLIAAGYGPARRAREGFEKALAERGIDGIEVPCGDDARSGQECITELLHSHPDLTAVTTINEAALPGIQRALADSGLEVPYDFSITGVAAKTWAEDFRPPLTAADVPALEMGEKAVSLLVERVAAPHTPPRHILLAPSISLRSSTAAAPTGRQTRVNGAAR; this comes from the coding sequence ATGAACATCGGGGAGATCGCACGGCGCGCGGGCGTGTCACGGAGCACGGTGTCGTACGCGCTCAGCGGCAAGCGACCCGTCGCGGCCGGCACCCGCAGGCGTATCCAGGACGTGATCGACGAGTTGGGTTATCGGCCCAACGCAGCCGCGAGGGCCCTCAAGGAGGGGCGGACCCGGACGATCGGTCTGGTCATCCCGCCCGCCGGCAACCGGCTCACGCACATGCAACTGGACTTCGTCGCCAGCGTGGTCGACGCCGCCGCCCGGGTGGACCTGGACGTGCTGCTGTCCCCTTCCGGCGGGGATCACGACCGTTCCTTCGAGCGGTTGGTCTCGGAGAGCCGCGTGGACGGTGTGATTCTCATGGAGATCCGTCTGGACGACCCTCGTGTCGGTCGCCTGCAGGACGCCGGGCTGCCCTTCGTCGGCATCGGGCACACGGCCGGCGACCAGCAGATGTCCTGGATCGACGTCGACTACGCCGGCCTGATCCAGCACAGCGTGCGGCACCTCGCCGATCTGGGGCACCGCCGGGTGGCTCTGGTCACCCGGTCCCCGGACCTCATCGCGGCGGGTTACGGCCCCGCCCGCAGGGCCAGGGAGGGTTTCGAGAAGGCCCTGGCGGAACGCGGCATCGACGGCATCGAAGTGCCGTGTGGGGACGACGCCCGTTCCGGCCAGGAGTGCATCACGGAGCTTCTGCACAGTCATCCGGACCTCACCGCTGTCACCACCATCAACGAGGCCGCCCTGCCCGGCATCCAGCGGGCACTGGCGGACTCCGGTCTCGAAGTGCCGTACGACTTCTCCATCACCGGAGTGGCGGCCAAGACCTGGGCCGAGGACTTCCGTCCGCCGCTCACTGCGGCGGACGTACCCGCACTGGAGATGGGCGAGAAGGCCGTTTCCCTGCTCGTGGAACGCGTCGCCGCGCCGCACACCCCGCCTCGGCACATCCTGCTGGCACCCTCGATCTCGCTGCGCTCCAGCACAGCTGCCGCTCCCACCGGCCGGCAGACGCGGGTCAACGGCGCGGCGCGCTGA
- a CDS encoding RICIN domain-containing protein translates to MTLPTTFPRPTTRTGRRAVSTVAVLLAALAANLVPAAPSQAADTTVAVDFSAAGGAPTYHASGTLYGMTEDGSLPQDHFYKDIKWKLERAGGAQLDSPGGWVAGKYDRRWNSTLAQYKRTKTLGGTFVILPHDIWGADGTTAPTFPGDNGDWSRFGAFYDRLLSDVKAAGMTDIEWDIWNEPDCPGFWGSGMPQYLEMWKRAYQKIRAAIPGAVVVGASTCGHPTVDNGWWTTYLDYVKANNVEPNIYSWHDLPGDPVAHSNSLKSLLSARSMTTSRPFQVNEYAANTEQNPGRGGWYISRLERAGADGLRANWAWGANLHDFEANLLTKTGSQYLPLGEWFLYRYYGSQTGNIVNLTPGTNTDGVATKDNSARNAKILLGSNGNTGNVTVSLNRLDTTSVVENSRVRAIVQRIPNNGGGAVTGPVTVSDQTLTVSNNSASVSVPWTDAADGYTVTLLPPSNTTVSTVAVSGNSGQCLDDTNLSNADSTQYQQYYCEGGYQQMLDFKPVAGRANTYSVVNEYSGKCLDISGASTADGAAVIQYTCSGATNQQFTLNPVTALGSSKDYQLVAVHSGKCVDVSNISTAPGARIHQWTCDPASDLSTKKNQIWRLLGKD, encoded by the coding sequence ATGACGTTACCCACCACATTTCCCAGACCAACAACCCGCACCGGACGACGAGCGGTCTCGACCGTCGCCGTCCTGCTGGCCGCCCTGGCCGCGAACCTGGTGCCCGCCGCCCCGTCCCAGGCCGCCGACACCACCGTCGCCGTCGACTTCTCCGCCGCCGGGGGCGCCCCCACGTACCACGCCTCGGGCACCCTTTACGGGATGACCGAGGACGGCTCGCTGCCCCAGGACCACTTCTACAAGGACATCAAGTGGAAGTTGGAGCGGGCCGGCGGCGCCCAGCTGGACAGCCCGGGAGGCTGGGTCGCCGGCAAGTACGACCGCCGGTGGAACTCCACCCTGGCCCAGTACAAGCGCACCAAGACGCTGGGCGGCACCTTCGTCATCCTGCCGCACGACATCTGGGGCGCCGACGGCACCACCGCCCCTACCTTCCCCGGTGACAACGGCGACTGGTCCCGCTTCGGCGCCTTCTACGACCGTCTGCTCTCCGACGTGAAGGCGGCCGGCATGACCGACATCGAGTGGGACATCTGGAACGAGCCCGACTGCCCCGGGTTCTGGGGTTCTGGCATGCCCCAGTACCTGGAGATGTGGAAGCGCGCTTACCAGAAGATCCGGGCCGCCATCCCCGGCGCCGTCGTCGTCGGTGCGAGCACCTGCGGCCACCCCACGGTGGACAACGGCTGGTGGACCACGTACCTCGACTACGTGAAGGCGAACAACGTCGAGCCGAACATCTACAGCTGGCACGACCTCCCCGGAGACCCGGTCGCCCACAGCAACTCCCTCAAGTCCCTGCTGTCGGCCCGGTCGATGACGACGAGCCGTCCCTTCCAGGTCAACGAGTACGCCGCCAACACCGAGCAGAACCCCGGCCGCGGCGGCTGGTACATCTCCCGTCTGGAGCGCGCCGGAGCGGACGGCCTGCGCGCCAACTGGGCGTGGGGAGCCAACCTGCACGACTTCGAGGCGAACCTGCTCACCAAGACCGGCAGTCAGTATCTGCCGCTGGGCGAGTGGTTCCTGTACCGGTACTACGGCTCTCAGACCGGAAACATCGTGAACCTCACGCCCGGTACAAACACCGACGGGGTGGCGACGAAGGACAACTCCGCGCGCAACGCGAAGATCCTGCTGGGCAGCAACGGCAACACCGGCAACGTCACCGTCAGCCTCAACCGCCTCGACACCACGTCGGTGGTGGAGAACAGCCGGGTGCGCGCGATAGTCCAGCGCATACCGAACAACGGCGGTGGCGCGGTGACGGGTCCGGTGACGGTCTCCGACCAGACCCTGACGGTGAGCAACAACTCGGCTTCGGTGAGCGTGCCGTGGACGGACGCCGCCGACGGCTACACCGTCACGCTGCTGCCACCGTCCAACACGACCGTGTCCACGGTCGCCGTCAGCGGGAACAGCGGCCAGTGCCTGGACGACACCAACCTCAGCAACGCCGACTCCACGCAGTACCAGCAGTACTACTGCGAGGGCGGCTACCAGCAGATGCTGGACTTCAAGCCGGTCGCCGGCCGGGCGAACACCTACAGCGTGGTCAACGAGTACAGCGGTAAGTGCCTGGACATCTCGGGCGCTTCCACGGCCGACGGCGCCGCCGTCATCCAGTACACCTGCAGTGGTGCCACCAACCAGCAGTTCACGCTCAACCCGGTCACGGCACTGGGCAGCAGCAAGGACTACCAGCTGGTCGCCGTCCACAGCGGCAAGTGTGTCGACGTCAGCAACATCTCCACCGCTCCCGGTGCCCGGATCCACCAGTGGACCTGTGACCCCGCGAGCGACCTGAGCACCAAGAAGAACCAGATCTGGCGCCTCCTCGGCAAGGACTGA
- a CDS encoding amylo-alpha-1,6-glucosidase, translating into MTAAPSGPAFSVHDIPFSTYGSWFDISPVVAEKTYAEDLHLVSHQNGMHAVLSLIPVDPATGDRAATRVEAKPGLLSWIGESGHVDLAYESPDTVRLRGSSLGVGVLAAAHALTPFSGTYFFHDPAADAHVFTSYETGRRYRVTVLSGTIADTAGAQVLGSGDRGLTVTAQAGGAWEIAIEELDTSRAPYASSATFDDVARSAQGAFADFADAVAPWRSSDTPAAELAAYVLWSATVRPTGLVTRPAVLMSKHWMDKVWSWDHCFNALALAPGCPELAMDQYHLPFDHQDESGALPDSVTHSEVLYNFVKPPIHGWVLGQLRRRLPTSLDQTELAEAYDRLEGWTTFWLTARRAPGSELPYYQHGNDSGWDNATTFDPERVVVTADLAAFLVLQLRELAALAEELGKTDATRRWAAAAEETQRALLDQLWTGERFVARGAATGDTWSSASLLDLMPIVLGEHLPGEISSVLADHIKAHLTPYGLATELTTSPHYLADGYWRGPIWAPATVLVEDGLRRAGHHRLADDVSARFRALCETHGFAENFDALTGTGLRDRAYTWTASSYLLLAEAHAHRESR; encoded by the coding sequence ATGACCGCCGCCCCGTCCGGCCCGGCCTTCTCCGTCCACGACATCCCCTTCAGCACCTACGGGTCCTGGTTCGACATCTCGCCCGTGGTGGCGGAGAAGACGTACGCCGAGGACCTCCACCTCGTCTCGCACCAGAACGGCATGCACGCAGTCCTGAGCCTGATCCCTGTGGACCCGGCCACCGGCGACCGGGCCGCCACCCGTGTGGAGGCGAAACCTGGCCTGCTCAGTTGGATCGGCGAGAGCGGGCACGTCGACCTCGCCTACGAGTCCCCGGACACCGTGCGCCTGCGGGGGAGCAGCCTGGGCGTCGGTGTCCTCGCCGCCGCGCACGCTCTGACCCCGTTCAGCGGCACGTACTTCTTCCACGACCCGGCGGCGGACGCGCACGTGTTCACGTCGTACGAGACCGGACGCCGTTACCGCGTCACCGTGCTGTCCGGCACCATCGCCGACACGGCCGGAGCCCAGGTCCTGGGCAGCGGCGACCGCGGTCTCACCGTGACCGCGCAGGCGGGCGGAGCCTGGGAGATAGCGATCGAGGAACTCGACACCTCCCGCGCGCCGTACGCGTCCTCGGCGACCTTCGACGACGTCGCGAGGTCTGCACAGGGCGCGTTCGCGGACTTCGCCGACGCGGTGGCCCCCTGGCGCTCGTCCGACACCCCTGCCGCCGAACTCGCCGCCTACGTCCTCTGGTCGGCGACCGTACGGCCGACGGGCCTGGTCACCCGGCCCGCCGTGCTGATGTCCAAGCACTGGATGGACAAGGTCTGGAGCTGGGACCACTGCTTCAACGCCCTTGCCCTGGCGCCGGGTTGCCCCGAACTCGCCATGGACCAGTACCATCTGCCCTTCGACCACCAGGACGAAAGCGGCGCCCTGCCCGACTCGGTCACCCACTCCGAGGTCCTCTACAACTTCGTCAAGCCGCCCATCCACGGCTGGGTCCTCGGCCAGCTGCGCCGCCGACTGCCGACATCTCTCGACCAGACCGAACTGGCCGAGGCGTACGACCGTTTGGAGGGTTGGACCACCTTCTGGCTCACTGCTCGACGAGCCCCTGGCTCCGAACTGCCCTACTACCAGCACGGCAACGACAGCGGCTGGGACAACGCCACCACCTTCGACCCCGAGCGGGTGGTCGTCACGGCCGACCTGGCCGCCTTCCTCGTCCTCCAACTGCGCGAACTCGCCGCTCTGGCAGAGGAGTTGGGAAAGACGGACGCGACGCGCCGGTGGGCGGCCGCAGCAGAGGAGACCCAGAGGGCGCTGCTCGACCAGCTCTGGACCGGCGAACGGTTCGTCGCCCGAGGAGCCGCCACCGGGGACACGTGGAGCAGCGCCAGCCTTCTCGACCTGATGCCCATCGTGCTGGGCGAGCACCTGCCCGGTGAGATCAGCAGCGTGCTGGCCGACCACATCAAGGCCCATCTCACCCCGTACGGCCTGGCCACCGAACTGACCACCTCGCCGCACTACCTCGCCGACGGCTACTGGCGCGGCCCGATCTGGGCCCCCGCCACCGTGCTGGTCGAGGACGGCCTGCGCCGCGCCGGCCACCACCGATTGGCCGACGACGTCAGCGCCCGTTTCCGCGCCCTGTGCGAAACCCACGGGTTCGCCGAGAACTTCGACGCCCTCACCGGAACGGGCCTGCGCGACCGCGCCTACACCTGGACCGCCAGCAGCTACCTCCTGCTGGCCGAAGCCCACGCCCACCGAGAGAGCCGCTGA
- a CDS encoding carbohydrate ABC transporter permease, with translation MNRRISRTWWKTAIGLLLTAAMLFPVYWMINVSFTRDQDMRKSPPDLIPLHGTLEGYRAVLDQQLPYLGTSLVIGLGTVVLTVALAAPAGYALAKLRPRGGGVLSFLFLVAQMIPGIIMAMGFYAIYLSLGLLQSVPGLIVADSTLAVPFAVLIFTAFMSGIPGELLQAAKTDGAGPVRTFWSIVLPMSRNSIVTVSLFAFLWSWSDFVFASTLANGGAHEPITLGIYHYIGNNNQQWNAIMATAVVASLPAAVILVLAQRYVAAGVTAGAVKD, from the coding sequence ATGAACCGACGCATCAGCCGCACATGGTGGAAGACGGCCATCGGTCTGCTGCTGACGGCAGCCATGCTCTTCCCGGTCTACTGGATGATCAACGTGTCCTTCACCCGCGACCAGGACATGCGCAAGAGCCCGCCGGACCTGATTCCCCTGCACGGCACCCTGGAGGGCTACCGTGCAGTGCTGGACCAGCAATTGCCCTACCTCGGCACCAGTCTCGTCATCGGTCTGGGCACGGTCGTACTGACGGTTGCCCTGGCCGCACCAGCGGGCTACGCCCTGGCCAAACTCCGCCCACGCGGCGGCGGAGTGCTCAGCTTCCTCTTCCTGGTCGCCCAGATGATCCCCGGCATCATCATGGCGATGGGCTTCTACGCCATCTACCTCAGCCTCGGCCTGCTCCAGTCGGTGCCCGGCCTGATCGTCGCGGATTCCACGCTGGCCGTGCCGTTCGCCGTGCTGATCTTCACCGCGTTCATGTCCGGAATCCCCGGCGAACTGCTCCAGGCCGCGAAGACGGACGGCGCCGGGCCCGTGCGTACCTTCTGGTCGATCGTGCTGCCGATGAGCCGCAACTCCATCGTCACGGTGTCGCTGTTCGCGTTCCTGTGGTCCTGGTCCGACTTCGTCTTCGCCAGCACCCTCGCCAACGGCGGCGCGCACGAGCCGATCACCCTCGGCATCTACCACTACATCGGCAACAACAACCAACAGTGGAACGCCATCATGGCCACCGCCGTCGTCGCCTCGCTGCCCGCCGCGGTGATCCTCGTCCTCGCCCAGCGCTACGTCGCCGCAGGCGTGACCGCCGGAGCCGTCAAGGACTGA
- a CDS encoding carbohydrate ABC transporter permease encodes MKQTTHPPDHGPADVRNGAATAAPPPARRRKRRRPTSTQWAAWGFLAPVTLYLALFYAYPLYRNLDLSLRNYTVRSFVQGNAPFTGLDNYRKVFDDPTFPPALLHTAVFTAVCLVFQYAIGLALAVFFHQHFRLSATLRALFLVPWLLPLIVSASTWSWMLNTDSGVVNAALHAVGIDSVNWLTSPTWSLTSLIIANIWIGVPFNLVVLYSGLQSIPTGLYEAAALDGAGAWRRFWSITFPLLRPVSAITLLLGLVYTLKVFDIIWIMTKGGPADSSTTFATWSYQLGFGNLLPAFGPGAAVGNLLVVAALVFGLVYLRVQRKQALS; translated from the coding sequence ATGAAGCAGACGACCCATCCGCCGGACCACGGGCCCGCGGACGTCCGGAACGGGGCGGCCACCGCCGCCCCGCCCCCGGCCCGCCGCAGGAAACGCCGTCGGCCCACCTCCACGCAGTGGGCCGCCTGGGGATTCCTCGCCCCGGTGACCCTCTACCTCGCCCTCTTCTACGCCTATCCGCTCTACCGCAACCTCGACCTGAGCCTGCGCAACTACACCGTCCGCTCCTTCGTCCAGGGCAACGCCCCGTTCACCGGCCTGGACAACTACCGGAAGGTCTTCGACGACCCGACCTTCCCCCCGGCCCTGCTGCACACCGCGGTGTTCACCGCCGTATGTCTGGTTTTCCAGTACGCCATCGGGCTGGCCCTCGCGGTCTTCTTCCACCAGCACTTCCGGCTCTCGGCGACCCTGCGAGCCCTGTTCCTCGTACCGTGGCTGCTGCCGCTGATCGTCTCCGCCTCCACCTGGTCGTGGATGCTCAACACCGACTCCGGCGTCGTCAACGCCGCCCTGCACGCCGTCGGCATCGACTCCGTGAACTGGCTGACCTCGCCGACCTGGTCGCTGACCTCGTTGATCATCGCGAACATCTGGATCGGCGTCCCGTTCAACCTGGTCGTGCTCTACAGCGGCCTGCAGTCCATCCCCACCGGCCTGTACGAGGCCGCCGCCCTTGACGGGGCGGGCGCCTGGCGCCGCTTCTGGAGCATCACCTTCCCGCTGCTGCGCCCGGTGTCCGCGATCACCCTGCTCCTGGGGCTGGTCTACACACTCAAGGTCTTCGACATCATCTGGATCATGACCAAGGGCGGCCCGGCCGACTCCTCCACCACCTTCGCCACCTGGTCCTACCAGCTCGGCTTCGGCAACCTCCTGCCGGCCTTCGGCCCCGGCGCCGCCGTCGGCAACCTGCTCGTCGTCGCGGCACTCGTCTTCGGTCTGGTGTACCTGAGAGTCCAGCGAAAGCAGGCGCTGTCATGA
- a CDS encoding sugar ABC transporter substrate-binding protein: protein MNTSSRQRRLTAAAVTALAVAVTATACSSGSGSTDTKGAGGGTYTIWDPYPQFDKTSDWAKLLDQCGTKAGVKVKRTAFDTSDLGNKTLLAAQQGNSPDVLIVDNPVVSTLAEAGVLTTTDDNKLDTSKADPNLLAAGQSGGKTYGTPIGANTLALYYNKKVLKQAGVDITSVKDWKSLTAALEKVKKAGKNGITFSAIGTEEGSFQFLPWFWGSGAKLTELDSAQAVSALTLWKDWLKSGYAPNSVLNNTQTTSWQEFATGDYAFSENGTWQLGNAKKAGLDYGVLPIPGADGGNASAPTGGEFMTIPVQQDTGRYATSQKLATCLTSTDNLNDTDTTLSYVAPTSEVQDKQVAANAELKPWVAAVKAAKGRTSDDLGTKYPKISEQMWKAVQSALSGSKSPKDALSSAQTAAK from the coding sequence ATGAACACCTCCTCCAGACAGCGCCGTCTGACCGCCGCGGCCGTGACCGCGCTCGCCGTGGCCGTCACCGCCACCGCCTGCTCCTCCGGTTCGGGCAGTACAGACACCAAGGGCGCCGGCGGCGGCACGTACACGATCTGGGACCCCTACCCGCAGTTCGACAAGACCTCGGACTGGGCGAAGCTGCTGGACCAGTGCGGCACCAAGGCCGGCGTGAAGGTCAAGCGGACCGCCTTCGACACCAGCGACCTGGGCAACAAGACGCTGCTGGCGGCGCAGCAGGGCAACTCGCCGGACGTCCTCATCGTCGACAACCCGGTGGTGTCGACCCTGGCCGAGGCGGGCGTGCTCACCACGACCGACGACAACAAACTGGACACCTCGAAGGCCGACCCCAACCTGCTCGCGGCCGGCCAGTCGGGCGGCAAGACCTACGGCACGCCCATCGGCGCCAACACCCTCGCCCTCTACTACAACAAGAAGGTCCTGAAGCAGGCCGGGGTCGACATCACCTCGGTCAAGGACTGGAAGTCGCTGACGGCGGCACTGGAGAAGGTCAAGAAGGCGGGCAAGAACGGCATCACCTTCTCGGCGATCGGCACGGAGGAGGGCAGCTTCCAGTTCCTGCCCTGGTTCTGGGGATCGGGCGCCAAGCTGACCGAACTGGACTCCGCCCAGGCCGTGTCCGCGCTGACCCTGTGGAAGGACTGGCTGAAGAGCGGCTACGCCCCCAACTCGGTGCTCAACAACACCCAGACCACCAGCTGGCAGGAGTTCGCCACCGGCGACTACGCGTTCAGCGAGAACGGCACCTGGCAGCTGGGCAACGCCAAGAAGGCCGGCCTCGACTACGGGGTGCTGCCCATTCCCGGCGCCGACGGAGGCAACGCCTCGGCCCCGACCGGCGGCGAGTTCATGACCATCCCGGTCCAGCAGGACACCGGCCGCTACGCCACCTCCCAGAAGCTGGCGACCTGTCTGACCAGCACCGACAACCTCAACGACACCGACACCACCCTGTCCTACGTGGCCCCCACCAGTGAGGTCCAGGACAAGCAGGTGGCCGCGAACGCCGAGCTGAAGCCGTGGGTAGCGGCGGTCAAGGCGGCCAAGGGCCGCACCAGTGACGACCTGGGCACCAAGTACCCCAAGATCTCCGAGCAGATGTGGAAGGCCGTCCAGTCCGCCCTGAGCGGTTCCAAGTCGCCCAAGGACGCGCTTTCCTCGGCTCAGACCGCGGCCAAGTGA
- a CDS encoding LacI family DNA-binding transcriptional regulator has product MNIGEIARRAGVSRSTVSYALSGKRPVSDDTRRKIQEVIDELGYRPNASARALANGRTSTIGLVFPPAGNHYTGMQLDFIGSVVEAAAAYDYDVLLSPSGVDSDRSFQRMLGERRVDGAILMEIRLEDDRVDHLAALGFPSVAIGRTAHPEGDWWVGLDHTALAAACVHHLADLGHRRVAFVNRPEQLRQAGYESAHRGLDGFTKAAAERGLTVRTYCCGDDAASGAACLQQILHDDPDTTALVTLNEAALGGLYRGLAQAGRHVPRDFSVTGVVAGRWAETVTPQLTAADVPAEEMGRRAVDLLVERLDHPDAPPRHHLLAPPISLRASTGPAGTGTSP; this is encoded by the coding sequence GTGAACATCGGTGAGATCGCCCGCCGGGCCGGTGTCTCGCGCAGCACCGTGTCCTACGCGCTGAGCGGCAAGCGCCCGGTGTCGGACGACACCCGCCGGAAGATCCAGGAGGTCATCGACGAGCTGGGCTACCGGCCCAATGCCAGCGCCCGCGCCCTGGCCAACGGCCGAACCAGCACCATCGGCCTGGTCTTCCCGCCGGCCGGCAACCACTACACCGGGATGCAGCTGGACTTCATCGGCAGCGTGGTGGAGGCCGCGGCGGCCTACGACTACGACGTGCTGCTGTCTCCGAGCGGTGTGGACAGCGACCGTTCGTTCCAGCGGATGCTGGGGGAGCGGCGGGTCGACGGGGCGATCCTCATGGAGATCAGGCTGGAGGACGACCGGGTCGATCACCTGGCCGCCCTGGGCTTTCCCTCGGTCGCCATCGGACGTACCGCTCATCCGGAGGGCGACTGGTGGGTGGGCCTGGACCACACCGCGCTGGCGGCGGCGTGCGTCCACCACCTGGCGGACCTCGGCCACCGCCGGGTCGCCTTCGTCAACCGGCCCGAGCAGCTGCGGCAGGCCGGGTACGAGTCCGCGCACCGGGGTCTGGACGGCTTCACGAAAGCCGCCGCCGAGCGGGGGCTGACGGTGCGGACGTACTGCTGCGGGGACGACGCGGCCTCGGGCGCGGCCTGTCTGCAACAGATCCTGCACGACGACCCGGACACCACCGCCCTCGTCACCCTGAACGAGGCCGCTCTGGGCGGCCTGTACCGCGGCCTCGCCCAGGCCGGCCGCCATGTGCCGCGCGACTTCTCCGTCACCGGGGTCGTCGCCGGCCGCTGGGCCGAGACGGTGACTCCGCAGCTCACCGCGGCCGACGTACCGGCGGAGGAGATGGGCCGGCGCGCCGTCGACCTGCTGGTGGAGCGGCTCGACCATCCCGACGCCCCGCCCCGGCATCATCTGCTCGCGCCGCCGATCTCGCTGCGGGCCAGCACCGGGCCCGCCGGAACCGGTACGTCGCCCTGA
- a CDS encoding LacI family DNA-binding transcriptional regulator, which translates to MGRRRPGVPTLEEVAAHAGVGRGTVSRVINNETGVKESTRQAVRRAIEELGYVPNLAARSLAGSRADAVALVLTEPDWRLFAEPFFSEIVGWLGDALADTGMQLLLTLVRSETERQRFLEYARGGRVDGALLMSVHADDPLPDMLAEARLPTVLMGRRSSDEYVSYVDADNLGGARSAVSHLLKQGRRAIATITGPLDMYVAQCRLRGYQDALALAGLKSGRTWVAEGDLTEESGRRAMAELLERHPEIDGVLAASDTTAAGALHTLRAAGRRVPEDVAVIGFDDFPLAQRTEPRLTTVRQPLEEMGRAMIRLLLEEMEEQSVAWRHVILRTELVVRESS; encoded by the coding sequence ATGGGCAGGCGACGCCCCGGTGTGCCGACGCTGGAGGAGGTGGCCGCCCACGCCGGGGTGGGCCGGGGCACGGTCTCCCGAGTCATCAACAACGAAACCGGCGTGAAGGAGTCGACGCGCCAGGCCGTGCGGCGAGCCATCGAGGAACTGGGGTACGTACCCAATCTTGCCGCCCGGTCCCTGGCCGGCAGCAGGGCCGACGCGGTGGCCCTGGTCCTGACGGAGCCGGACTGGAGGCTGTTCGCAGAGCCGTTCTTTTCGGAGATCGTCGGCTGGCTCGGAGACGCGCTGGCGGACACCGGGATGCAACTGCTGCTGACCCTGGTCCGCTCGGAGACCGAACGGCAGCGCTTCCTGGAGTACGCACGCGGCGGCCGGGTCGACGGAGCCCTGCTGATGTCCGTGCACGCGGACGATCCGTTGCCGGACATGCTCGCCGAGGCGCGGTTGCCGACCGTGCTGATGGGGCGCCGCTCGAGTGACGAGTACGTCAGTTACGTGGACGCGGACAACCTTGGCGGAGCCCGCAGCGCCGTGTCCCACCTGCTGAAACAGGGCCGCAGAGCGATCGCCACCATCACCGGGCCGCTCGACATGTACGTCGCCCAGTGCCGGCTGCGCGGCTATCAGGATGCCCTGGCTCTGGCCGGTCTGAAGAGCGGAAGGACGTGGGTCGCCGAGGGGGACTTAACGGAGGAGAGCGGACGCCGTGCCATGGCGGAACTCCTCGAACGGCACCCGGAGATCGACGGCGTCCTCGCCGCGTCGGACACCACGGCGGCGGGGGCTCTGCACACCCTGCGCGCGGCGGGACGGCGGGTGCCCGAGGACGTCGCGGTGATCGGCTTCGACGACTTTCCGCTGGCTCAGCGCACCGAGCCGCGCCTGACCACGGTGCGCCAGCCGCTGGAGGAGATGGGGCGCGCCATGATCAGACTCCTGCTGGAGGAGATGGAGGAGCAGTCCGTGGCCTGGCGCCACGTCATCCTCCGCACGGAACTGGTCGTCCGCGAATCGTCCTGA